GGCCGAGCGCCGCGGGCTGGAACGCGACCTGCACGACGGCGCCCAGCACCAGCTGGTGGCGCTGCGGATGTCGCTGGCGCTCGCCGCGCACCGGGTCAGCGCCGGTGGCGGGCGGCAGCACGTCGAGGAGCTGGTGGCGCGGCTGGACGACGCGGAGAAGGTGCTGGTCGAGACCGCCGCCGGGATCCTGCCCGAGGTGCTCGCCACCGCCGGGCTCGCGGCCGCGCTGCGCACCGAGCTGGACCGGCACGACGTCGTCGCGCTCGACCTCGCCGGCCTGCGCCGCCGCTACCCGACCCCGGTCGAGTCGGCCGTCTACTACATCGTGCTCGAAGCGGTGAACAACGCGCGCAAGCACGCGCCGGGCGCGCGGATCACCGTCACCGCGTGGGACAGCTACGAGGGCCTGGCGTTCTCCGTGGCCGACGACGGGCCGGGCTTCGCGGCGGCCGCACCGCACGCGGGCCTGCCCAACCTGACCGCGCGCGCCGCGTCGGTGGGCGGGGTGGTGCAGGTCCGCTCCGCCCCGGGCGAGGGCACCACCGTGAGCGGCGTCGTGCCGTTCTGAGTCAGCCCTGCTCGAGGGTCGGGGCGAGCAGGCCCTCCGCGGTGCGCACGAGCACGTCGCAGGCGGCGCGGTCCCGGCCGCTGGTCGCCGGGTGCCCGGCGTGCGCGCGCCAGCGCGCCACCGCCTCCCGGGCCGCCTCCACCACCTCCGCGTCGGGCGCCGACGGCGGCAGGCCGAGGCGGCTGCGCGGGTCGATGCCGTCCGCACCGAGCAGCCGGGCCGCCTCGGTGGTCGCGCCGCGCAGCACCCGTCCCCGCTCCAGGGCGTCGAGCAGGTCCAGCTCGGCGAACTCGTGCGCGTCGGCGCCCACCCGCTCGACCGCCCAGCGCAGCTCGTGCTCCGGGGGCAGCGCGCGGACCAGGTCGCGCATCGCCACCACCGCCCGGCGCGCCGCGATCACCGGAGCGTGCGCGGCGAGCTTCGCCGCCACCGACTCGACCGACCCGACCTCGGCCAGCACCACCCGGTGGGGCCCGGCCACCAGCGCGTCCCGGAACCCGGGCCCGGGTTCGACCCGGCACAGCACGGCGTCCACGCCGCTGCGCGGGTCGTCGTCGCCGCGCAGCTCCGCCGCCAGCGCCTCGTCCGCGGGGGCGTCCACCACGACGACGGCGACGCGGGTCGCCTCCGCGGCGTCCGGTGCGGGCCCCACCACGGCGAGCCGCGGCGGCATGGCCAGCCGCTCGGCGACCGCGTCCCAGCCCGCGCGGTCCGGCCCGTCGCCGGTGGCGGCCTGCCCGCGGCGCACCAGGTCGCGCACCTTCCGGTAGACGGCGCTGCGCTCCAGCTCAGCCGGGTCGAGGGCGGACGGGACCTGCTCGACGCGCTCCGGGAGCCGCACCGCGACGACCGCCGCGCCGTCGCCGACCGAGCACTCCACCTCGCCGCCGAGCACCGCGAGCCGCTCGATGTCCTGGGCGAGCGCGCGCTCCAGCTCCGCCGGGGCGCCGGGGGCGTGCACCTTGGCGCGCAGCGCGTCGTCGCGGCCGAACGTCACCGTCACCGGCTGCGCGGCGGGCTCGCCCGCGACGAGGTTCAGCGTCGCCGCGACCGCGTGGTAGAAGCCGGACTCCAGCTGCCAGCCGACGCGGCGGCCGAGGTCGCCGGTGAAGGTC
This region of Saccharopolyspora hordei genomic DNA includes:
- a CDS encoding ATP-binding protein, with protein sequence MRTRERRAAEAITAYLARDGRDPDPRELAQVVGTALGASGCALVVGDQRFQWGTGDSWAEQDVEHGGAVCGVLALAPESLGPAPAVAAVLGAPVAVVRLALETDQLRRAGDAAARALVDERWRAAAEMEAERRGLERDLHDGAQHQLVALRMSLALAAHRVSAGGGRQHVEELVARLDDAEKVLVETAAGILPEVLATAGLAAALRTELDRHDVVALDLAGLRRRYPTPVESAVYYIVLEAVNNARKHAPGARITVTAWDSYEGLAFSVADDGPGFAAAAPHAGLPNLTARAASVGGVVQVRSAPGEGTTVSGVVPF